A window of Xiphophorus hellerii strain 12219 chromosome 7, Xiphophorus_hellerii-4.1, whole genome shotgun sequence contains these coding sequences:
- the cyp27a3 gene encoding cytochrome P450 isoform X1, producing the protein MLRKPLVNICLQLSRRHRHDGTCRSAAGPSPDVHRRQTSTASSDTAMGVSKLKTMDDLGGPSFATTLYWLFIKGYFQTTQQMQIEHKRIYGRLWKSKYGPLIVVNVASADLIEQVLRQEGRHPIRTDMPHWRGYRELRNKAHGPLTEMGAKWQRIRSILNPRMLKPKHVSSYSNTINEVVTDFISRVAWLRETKGQGVMVNDLTEELYKFAFEGICSVLFETRLGCMNEVIPEETQKFIFSVGEMFRLSPIIVLFPKFLWPYLPSWKQFIATWDHLFKVAEKLVNKKIEEIQQNVDLDKNVEGAYLTHLLLSEQMTVTEILGSITELLLAGVDTTSNTISWSLYHLAKEPEIQDRLYQEVIRVCPGDKVPTSDDINKMPFLKAIIRETLRLYPVVPGNARVTAENEIVVGDCLFPKKTLFHLCHYAVSYDESVFPDPQTFQPERWLRDGDDKIKQHPFGSVPFGFGIRACLGRRVAELEMYLLLSRVIKHYEVRPDPAGKTVKPITRTLLCPAAPINLQFLDRRAAGAEERATA; encoded by the exons ATGTTGAGGAAACCTCTGGTGAACATCTGCCTGCAGCTGAGCCGCCGCCACCGACATGACGGGACGTGCAGAAGTGCGGCGGGGCCGAGTCCGGACGTCCACCGCCGACAAACATCCACCGCCAGCAGCGACACCGCGATGGGCGTCAGCAAGCTGAAAACCATGGACGACTTAGGCGGACCGAGCTTCGCCACTACGCTGTACTGGCTTTTTATTAAGGGATATTTTCAGACAACGCAGCAAATGCAG ATCGAGCACAAGAGGATCTACGGGAGATTATGGAAGTCTAAATACGGCCCTCTGATTGTGGTGAACGTGGCCAGTGCTGACCTCATAGAGCAGGTTCTGAGGCAGGAGGGCAGACACCCCATCCGGACCGACATGCCCCACTGGAGGGGCTACAGGGAGCTCAGGAACAAGGCCCACGGACCCCTAACAGA GATGGGAGCCAAGTGGCAGCGAATCCGCAGCATCCTGAACCCGCGGATGCTGAAGCCGAAGCACGTGTCATCGTACTCCAACACCATCAACGAAGTGGTGACCGACTTCATCAGTCGAGTGGCCTGGCTGAGGGAAACCAAAGGACAGGGCGTCATGGTTAACGACCTGACCGAAGAACTGTACAAATTTGCATTTGAAG GTATCTGCTCAGTTTTGTTTGAGACCCGCCTGGGCTGCATGAACGAGGTTATACCCGAGGAAACCCAGAAGTTCATCTTCTCAGTCGGGGAAATGTTTCGGCTCTCCCCTATCATTGTCCTTTTCCCCAAGTTCCTCTGGCCCTACTTACCTTCGTGGAAACAGTTCATTGCCACCTGGGATCATCTTTTTAAAGTTG CTGAGAAGTTGGTGAATAAAAAAATCGAAGAGATCCAGCAGAACGTGGACCTGGACAAGAACGTGGAGGGAGCGTACCTCACGCACCTGCTGCTCAGTGAGCAGATGACGGTCACGGAGATCCTGGGCAGCATCACGGAGCTCCTTTTGGCCGGCGTAGACACG ACGTCCAACACCATCTCCTGGTCACTGTACCACCTGGCGAAGGAGCCGGAGATCCAGGATCGGTTGTACCAGGAGGTGATCAGAGTTTGCCCCGGAGACAAGGTGCCGACCAGTGATGACATCAACAAGATGCCATTCCTCAAGGCCATCATCAGGGAAACGCTCCG GCTGTATCCAGTGGTACCAGGAAATGCCCGTGTCACAGCTGAAAATGAGATCGTAGTCGGGGATTGTCTCTTTCCAAAAAAG ACTCTGTTCCACCTGTGCCACTACGCCGTGTCGTACGATGAGAGCGTCTTCCCCGACCCCCAGACCTTCCAGCCGGAGCGTTGGCTCAGAGACGGGGACGACAAGATCAAGCAGCACCCGTTCGGGTCGGTGCCGTTCGGCTTCGGGATCCGGGCCTGTTTAGGACGGAGGGTGGCCGAGCTCGAGATGTACCTCCTTTTGTCCAGG GTGATAAAGCACTACGAGGTCAGGCCCGATCCCGCAGGAAAGACGGTGAAGCCGATCACCAGAACTCTGCTCTGCCCGGCGGCACCAATCAACCTCCAGTTTCTAGACAGAAGAGCAGCGGGGGCCGAGGAGAGAGCGACAGCATga
- the cyp27a3 gene encoding cytochrome P450 isoform X2, producing MLRKPLVNICLQLSRRHRHDGTCRSAAGPSPDVHRRQTSTASSDTAMGVSKLKTMDDLGGPSFATTLYWLFIKGYFQTTQQMQIEHKRIYGRLWKSKYGPLIVVNVASADLIEQVLRQEGRHPIRTDMPHWRGYRELRNKAHGPLTEMGAKWQRIRSILNPRMLKPKHVSSYSNTINEVVTDFISRVAWLRETKGQGVMVNDLTEELYKFAFEGICSVLFETRLGCMNEVIPEETQKFIFSVGEMFRLSPIIVLFPKFLWPYLPSWKQFIATWDHLFKVAEKLVNKKIEEIQQNVDLDKNVEGAYLTHLLLSEQMTVTEILGSITELLLAGVDTTSNTISWSLYHLAKEPEIQDRLYQEVIRVCPGDKVPTSDDINKMPFLKAIIRETLRLYPVVPGNARVTAENEIVVGDCLFPKKDSVPPVPLRRVVR from the exons ATGTTGAGGAAACCTCTGGTGAACATCTGCCTGCAGCTGAGCCGCCGCCACCGACATGACGGGACGTGCAGAAGTGCGGCGGGGCCGAGTCCGGACGTCCACCGCCGACAAACATCCACCGCCAGCAGCGACACCGCGATGGGCGTCAGCAAGCTGAAAACCATGGACGACTTAGGCGGACCGAGCTTCGCCACTACGCTGTACTGGCTTTTTATTAAGGGATATTTTCAGACAACGCAGCAAATGCAG ATCGAGCACAAGAGGATCTACGGGAGATTATGGAAGTCTAAATACGGCCCTCTGATTGTGGTGAACGTGGCCAGTGCTGACCTCATAGAGCAGGTTCTGAGGCAGGAGGGCAGACACCCCATCCGGACCGACATGCCCCACTGGAGGGGCTACAGGGAGCTCAGGAACAAGGCCCACGGACCCCTAACAGA GATGGGAGCCAAGTGGCAGCGAATCCGCAGCATCCTGAACCCGCGGATGCTGAAGCCGAAGCACGTGTCATCGTACTCCAACACCATCAACGAAGTGGTGACCGACTTCATCAGTCGAGTGGCCTGGCTGAGGGAAACCAAAGGACAGGGCGTCATGGTTAACGACCTGACCGAAGAACTGTACAAATTTGCATTTGAAG GTATCTGCTCAGTTTTGTTTGAGACCCGCCTGGGCTGCATGAACGAGGTTATACCCGAGGAAACCCAGAAGTTCATCTTCTCAGTCGGGGAAATGTTTCGGCTCTCCCCTATCATTGTCCTTTTCCCCAAGTTCCTCTGGCCCTACTTACCTTCGTGGAAACAGTTCATTGCCACCTGGGATCATCTTTTTAAAGTTG CTGAGAAGTTGGTGAATAAAAAAATCGAAGAGATCCAGCAGAACGTGGACCTGGACAAGAACGTGGAGGGAGCGTACCTCACGCACCTGCTGCTCAGTGAGCAGATGACGGTCACGGAGATCCTGGGCAGCATCACGGAGCTCCTTTTGGCCGGCGTAGACACG ACGTCCAACACCATCTCCTGGTCACTGTACCACCTGGCGAAGGAGCCGGAGATCCAGGATCGGTTGTACCAGGAGGTGATCAGAGTTTGCCCCGGAGACAAGGTGCCGACCAGTGATGACATCAACAAGATGCCATTCCTCAAGGCCATCATCAGGGAAACGCTCCG GCTGTATCCAGTGGTACCAGGAAATGCCCGTGTCACAGCTGAAAATGAGATCGTAGTCGGGGATTGTCTCTTTCCAAAAAA AGACTCTGTTCCACCTGTGCCACTACGCCGTGTCGTACGATGA